The proteins below come from a single Eucalyptus grandis isolate ANBG69807.140 chromosome 3, ASM1654582v1, whole genome shotgun sequence genomic window:
- the LOC104428666 gene encoding temperature-induced lipocalin-1: MVKKELEVVKDVDLERYMGRWYEIASFPSFFVPKGADTRATYTLNQDGTVHVLNETWSDGKRVAIEGSAYKADPKSNEAKLKVKFYVPPFLPIIPVVGNYWVLYLDSEYQYALIGEPTRKYLWILCRKTHLEDEIYEMLVQKAKDEGYDPSKLRKTPQSDPPPEGGPQDKGAWWLKSLIGK, encoded by the exons atggTGAAGAAAGAATTGGAAGTCGTGAAGGACGTGGACTTGGAGAGGTACATGGGAAGATGGTACGAGATAGCGTCGTTCCCGTCCTTCTTCGTGCCTAAGGGGGCGGACACGAGGGCGACATACACTCTGAACCAGGATGGGACGGTGCATGTGCTCAACGAGACCTGGAGCGACGGCAAGAGAGTGGCCATCGAGGGCTCGGCGTACAAGGCGGACCCGAAGAGCAACGAGGCCAAGCTCAAGGTCAAGTTCTATGTCCCTCCGTTCCTGCCCATCATTCCTGTCGTCGGGAACTACTGGGTGCTGTACCTGGACAGTGAATATCAGTATGCTCTCATCGGAGAGCCCACCAGAAAGTACCTCTGG ATATTATGTAGGAAGACTCATCTGGAAGATGAGATCTATGAGATGCTGGTTCAGAAGGCTAAGGACGAAGGCTATGACCCAAGTAAACTCCGCAAGACTCCACAGAGCGACCCTCCGCCGGAAGGAGGTCCTCAAGACAAAGGCGCCTGGTGGCTCAAGTCCCTTATTGGCAAATAG